Proteins encoded within one genomic window of Prochlorococcus marinus str. MIT 9515:
- a CDS encoding fructosamine kinase family protein → MQKLSHFEVSEICNQLGEGSPKSIKQVFGGDIHKSWEIEFQNAKFFLKRNERKAKFLKFEEFCLKNLQKYINYENLIIPKIVSYIEINNVELLLMEWIDMSNSDQQKLGQGLAEMHIESNKFNPQSFGCPVDGYIGTKNQTKGWRENWIKCFIDLRIEPQLAILDKDFLEINIKNKIKSKIESELHYHEPFNALVHGDLWSGNVGVNQTSKGVIFDPASWWADCEVDIAMTKLFGNFRSEFYENYYKIIPIKKGFEKRTIVYNFYHVLNHANMFGGSYCHQVKDYIKKILSF, encoded by the coding sequence ATGCAAAAATTATCTCACTTTGAAGTTAGCGAAATTTGTAATCAATTAGGAGAAGGATCACCAAAAAGTATAAAACAAGTTTTTGGAGGAGATATTCACAAATCGTGGGAAATAGAATTTCAAAATGCTAAATTCTTTCTTAAAAGAAATGAAAGAAAAGCCAAATTTCTTAAATTTGAAGAGTTTTGCCTGAAGAATCTTCAAAAATATATTAATTATGAAAACTTAATTATTCCTAAAATAGTTTCTTACATAGAAATTAATAATGTAGAGCTTCTTTTAATGGAATGGATAGATATGAGCAATAGTGATCAACAGAAATTAGGACAAGGTTTAGCAGAAATGCATATTGAATCAAATAAATTTAATCCACAAAGTTTTGGCTGTCCTGTAGATGGTTACATAGGAACCAAAAATCAAACAAAAGGGTGGAGAGAAAATTGGATTAAATGTTTTATAGATTTAAGAATTGAGCCTCAATTAGCTATTTTAGACAAAGACTTTTTAGAAATTAATATTAAAAATAAAATAAAGTCAAAAATTGAATCTGAATTACATTACCATGAACCATTTAATGCTCTTGTTCATGGAGATTTATGGTCGGGAAATGTTGGAGTAAATCAAACTAGTAAAGGTGTAATATTTGACCCTGCAAGTTGGTGGGCTGATTGTGAGGTAGATATTGCTATGACGAAATTATTTGGGAATTTTAGAAGTGAATTTTATGAAAATTACTATAAAATTATCCCAATTAAAAAAGGATTTGAAAAAAGAACTATAGTTTATAATTTTTATCATGTATTAAATCATGCCAATATGTTTGGAGGTTCATATTGTCATCAAGTAAAAGACTATATCAAGAAAATATTGAGTTTTTAA
- a CDS encoding CAAD domain-containing protein, with amino-acid sequence MSDNTPESNQDSGSDTNSENKSFSEKYSDVMGKINETLGTIDWTQMGKYGKAAGVIAVVVIAQIIIKIVIDTINFFPILPGLLELLGVVVAGQWSWQNLRTSENREAVLERVQNLKKTYLG; translated from the coding sequence ATGAGTGACAACACTCCTGAGTCAAATCAAGACTCCGGCTCCGATACAAACTCAGAAAATAAAAGCTTTTCAGAGAAGTATTCTGATGTAATGGGAAAAATCAATGAAACACTTGGAACTATTGATTGGACTCAAATGGGAAAATATGGTAAAGCAGCAGGCGTAATTGCAGTTGTAGTTATCGCCCAGATAATAATTAAAATTGTTATTGACACGATTAACTTTTTCCCAATTCTCCCAGGATTACTAGAACTTCTAGGTGTAGTCGTAGCTGGTCAGTGGAGTTGGCAAAATCTTCGTACTAGTGAAAATCGTGAAGCAGTTTTAGAAAGGGTTCAAAATCTTAAAAAAACTTATTTAGGATAA
- the moeB gene encoding HesA/MoeB/ThiF family protein: MKISIDHKSDSLTLDEEDRYKRHLTLNEIGLKGQLKLKRSSVVCIGAGGLGSSVLIYLAAAGIGTIGIVDNDQVEKSNLQRQIIHETNTVGDLKIDSAQERIRRLNPNIEVITFAERINSNNILDIINQFDIVCDCSDNFGTRYLINDACLILDKPLVFGSVQGFEGQISVFNLKKNSPNLRDLLPESPLKNNIPSCEEFGVIGVSTGLIGVLQANEAIKIILKKGQILDGKILIFNLLNMNIKTLTLKADKFTNTINDLSEFEDFYKDIECQDNIKINKIDSTTFETLYRSNYNNLLIIDVREKEEFNKYSIKGAISIPLNNLDQKPHLEFIKQESLDKEVFTLCQAGKRSEKASKILMKFKISSKSIEGGIANIKQLIFH; encoded by the coding sequence ATGAAAATATCAATTGATCACAAATCTGATTCCTTAACTTTAGATGAAGAAGATAGATACAAGAGACATTTAACACTCAATGAAATAGGATTAAAGGGACAATTAAAACTTAAACGCAGTTCAGTAGTTTGTATTGGCGCAGGAGGTTTAGGCTCTTCTGTATTAATTTATCTTGCCGCTGCAGGAATTGGAACAATAGGAATAGTTGATAATGATCAAGTTGAGAAGTCGAATCTACAAAGACAAATAATTCATGAAACAAATACAGTTGGGGATTTAAAAATTGATTCTGCTCAAGAAAGAATTAGAAGATTGAATCCTAATATTGAAGTAATAACTTTTGCTGAACGAATTAACTCAAATAATATTCTCGATATTATTAATCAATTTGATATTGTTTGTGATTGTTCAGATAACTTTGGTACTCGTTATTTAATAAACGATGCTTGCTTAATACTTGATAAACCTTTAGTTTTTGGAAGCGTTCAAGGATTTGAAGGCCAAATCAGTGTTTTTAATCTAAAAAAAAATAGTCCCAATTTAAGAGACTTACTCCCGGAATCGCCTTTAAAAAATAATATTCCTAGCTGCGAAGAATTTGGCGTTATAGGAGTTTCAACTGGTCTTATAGGAGTTTTACAAGCAAATGAAGCAATAAAGATTATTCTTAAAAAAGGGCAAATTCTTGATGGGAAGATTTTGATTTTCAACCTTCTCAATATGAATATAAAAACATTGACTTTAAAAGCTGATAAATTTACAAATACGATTAATGACCTTTCTGAGTTTGAAGATTTTTATAAAGACATTGAATGTCAAGATAATATAAAAATTAATAAAATAGATTCCACGACATTTGAAACACTATACAGATCAAATTATAATAATCTACTAATAATAGATGTTAGAGAAAAAGAGGAATTTAATAAATACTCTATTAAAGGAGCGATATCTATACCACTTAATAATCTAGACCAAAAACCACACCTAGAATTTATCAAACAAGAAAGTTTGGATAAAGAAGTATTTACATTATGTCAAGCAGGAAAACGATCTGAAAAAGCTTCAAAGATTTTGATGAAATTTAAAATCTCATCAAAATCAATTGAAGGAGGAATTGCAAATATTAAACAACTAATTTTTCATTAA
- a CDS encoding cob(I)yrinic acid a,c-diamide adenosyltransferase: MTNTSRNRGVGIVTANDSQERSKGQLHIYDGEGKGKSQAALGVVLRTIGLGICEKRQSRVLLLRFLKGPERSYDEDSAIEALQRGFPHLIDHVRTGRSEFFDADQVTKSDKMEAERGWNIAKGAIASSLYSVVVLDELNPVLDLGMLNIEEVVNSLQNRPDGLEVIITGRAAPSSLIRISQLHSEMRPRLKGDSNTFHEKFKNSGGIEVYTGEGKGKSTSALGKALQAIGKGISQDKSHRVLILQWLKGGNGYTEDAAIEALRESYPHLVDHLRSGRDAIVWRGQQQPIDYVEAERAWEIAKAAILSGLYKTIILDELNPTVDLELLPVESIYQTLLKKPADTEVVITGRCKNEPSYFELADVYSEMVCHKHYANLGVDLKRGVDY, translated from the coding sequence GTGACAAATACAAGTAGAAATAGAGGTGTTGGAATTGTCACTGCAAATGACAGTCAAGAAAGATCTAAGGGCCAATTACATATTTATGATGGGGAAGGTAAGGGTAAAAGTCAGGCTGCTTTAGGAGTGGTATTAAGAACAATAGGTTTAGGTATATGCGAAAAGAGACAGTCCAGAGTACTGTTACTTAGATTCTTAAAAGGCCCTGAGAGGTCATATGATGAAGATTCCGCAATAGAAGCCTTACAAAGAGGTTTCCCACACCTGATTGATCATGTAAGGACTGGGAGATCTGAATTTTTTGATGCTGACCAAGTTACAAAATCCGATAAAATGGAGGCCGAAAGAGGTTGGAATATTGCAAAAGGAGCAATTGCCAGTTCCCTTTATTCTGTTGTTGTTCTTGATGAATTAAATCCAGTTTTAGATTTAGGGATGCTTAATATTGAGGAGGTAGTTAATTCTCTTCAAAACAGACCTGATGGTTTGGAAGTGATTATCACAGGTAGGGCAGCACCTTCTTCATTGATACGAATATCTCAACTTCATTCAGAAATGAGACCTCGTTTAAAAGGCGATTCAAATACCTTTCATGAAAAATTTAAGAATTCTGGTGGAATTGAAGTTTATACTGGCGAGGGAAAAGGTAAATCTACTAGTGCACTTGGTAAAGCTCTTCAAGCTATTGGTAAAGGAATATCTCAAGATAAGAGTCATAGAGTATTAATCTTGCAATGGCTAAAAGGTGGTAATGGTTATACCGAAGATGCAGCAATTGAAGCTCTCAGAGAGAGTTATCCACATTTAGTTGATCATCTACGTTCTGGTAGAGATGCAATTGTATGGAGGGGGCAGCAACAACCAATTGACTACGTAGAAGCAGAGCGAGCTTGGGAAATTGCTAAAGCGGCAATTCTGAGTGGTTTATATAAGACAATAATTTTAGATGAACTCAATCCAACTGTTGATTTAGAACTTTTACCAGTTGAATCAATTTATCAAACTCTCCTTAAAAAACCCGCCGATACAGAAGTAGTAATTACTGGAAGATGTAAAAATGAACCTTCATATTTCGAATTAGCTGATGTATATTCTGAAATGGTTTGTCACAAGCATTATGCGAATCTTGGAGTTGATTTAAAAAGAGGGGTAGATTATTAA
- the larE gene encoding ATP-dependent sacrificial sulfur transferase LarE, which translates to MFYQLENLSDEQSEKLQTIRNFMKNLNSVCVAYSGGVDSTLVASLAFEQLGSKAIAVTGVSPALAKTLLDEAKSQAKWIGINHLEIETSELDQSSYSKNPKNRCFACKKELHKHTTYLSKKLNYKIVCDGVNLDDLGDYRPGIKAAKDAGVVSPLAKFNFTKKDIRDISRALGFPWWDKPAQPCLSSRFPYGNEITNERLGMVEKAEEYIKKRGISEVRVRCHGSTARIEIPKDEFKLFCKEYDFHELINYFSNLGFKCTSLDLEGLVSGKLNR; encoded by the coding sequence ATGTTTTATCAACTTGAAAATCTCTCTGATGAACAAAGTGAAAAACTACAAACAATTAGAAATTTCATGAAGAATCTAAATAGTGTTTGTGTCGCCTATTCTGGAGGAGTAGATAGTACATTAGTAGCCTCTTTAGCATTCGAGCAATTAGGGAGTAAAGCAATAGCTGTAACTGGTGTTTCGCCTGCACTAGCTAAAACATTATTGGATGAAGCAAAAAGTCAAGCAAAATGGATTGGGATTAATCATTTAGAAATTGAGACCTCAGAACTAGATCAATCAAGTTATAGTAAAAATCCTAAAAATAGATGTTTTGCATGCAAAAAAGAGCTTCACAAACACACCACATACTTATCTAAAAAACTTAACTACAAAATTGTATGTGATGGAGTGAATCTTGATGATCTAGGCGACTACAGGCCTGGGATTAAAGCAGCAAAAGATGCAGGTGTTGTATCTCCCTTAGCAAAATTCAACTTCACAAAAAAAGATATAAGGGATATCTCAAGAGCATTGGGTTTCCCTTGGTGGGATAAACCTGCTCAACCTTGTTTATCATCAAGATTTCCTTATGGCAATGAAATAACAAACGAAAGACTAGGCATGGTAGAAAAAGCAGAAGAATATATTAAAAAAAGAGGCATATCAGAAGTTAGGGTAAGGTGTCATGGTTCTACCGCGAGAATAGAAATTCCCAAAGATGAATTCAAATTATTTTGTAAAGAATATGATTTTCATGAATTAATTAACTATTTTTCTAACCTAGGATTCAAATGCACCAGCCTAGATCTTGAAGGCTTAGTCAGCGGCAAGCTAAATCGATAA
- the speD gene encoding adenosylmethionine decarboxylase encodes MDVPKKNKTFKAFNDEKKLIYKSKHFLLELYRCDYEKLNDESFLRCTLNNAAKLANATILNLISNKFEPQGVTAIALLAESHLSIHTWPEAHYSAVDIFTCGQNMKPDISCQYLIQALMAEEHLLRVINRNPPLEIHNQVRKII; translated from the coding sequence ATGGATGTTCCCAAAAAAAATAAAACTTTTAAAGCATTTAATGATGAGAAGAAATTAATCTATAAAAGTAAGCATTTTTTGTTAGAACTTTATAGATGTGATTATGAAAAATTGAATGATGAATCTTTTCTGCGTTGTACATTAAATAATGCTGCCAAACTAGCTAATGCAACAATCTTAAATCTAATAAGTAATAAATTTGAACCTCAGGGAGTTACAGCAATTGCTTTACTAGCTGAATCTCATCTTTCAATACATACATGGCCTGAAGCGCATTATTCTGCAGTTGATATTTTTACATGTGGCCAAAATATGAAGCCCGATATTTCTTGTCAATACTTAATTCAAGCTTTAATGGCTGAAGAGCATCTCCTACGTGTAATTAATAGGAATCCTCCTTTGGAAATACATAATCAAGTAAGAAAAATAATTTAA
- the recF gene encoding DNA replication/repair protein RecF (All proteins in this family for which functions are known are DNA-binding proteins that assist the filamentation of RecA onto DNA for the initiation of recombination or recombinational repair.), whose protein sequence is MDLHEQRAIILGCNGIGKSNLLESVEVLSQLRSSRALSDKDLIKNDSEMAVIYGQIDFTDDLKVNLFRKGSKKIYVNDSLLKKQSEIKNYIRSVCFCSNDINIVKSEPGYRRTWIDRVVSQLEPIYVELIHRFNRLLKQRSYFWRSESFQKDQSSEVIESFDIQMSLICTRIFRRRRRAISRIRPYVEYWHNHLSKSKEQISINYLSSFENIDEAEEEEEVISNQMVDQLQKQRAIEALTGKCSFGPHRDDIEFLINDISLRKYGSSGQQRTFILALKMAELDLLRNMINLPPLLILDDVLAELDMNRQNLLLNSVGKESQCFISATHLDTFNQSFISSSQMIHL, encoded by the coding sequence ATAGATCTTCATGAGCAAAGAGCTATTATTCTTGGTTGTAATGGTATAGGTAAGTCGAATTTGCTTGAATCAGTTGAAGTTCTTAGCCAATTAAGATCTAGTAGAGCATTAAGTGATAAGGATTTAATAAAAAATGATAGCGAGATGGCAGTTATATATGGCCAAATCGATTTTACTGATGATTTGAAAGTGAATTTATTTAGGAAAGGATCTAAAAAGATTTATGTTAATGATTCTTTATTGAAAAAACAGAGTGAAATTAAAAATTATATTAGAAGTGTATGTTTCTGCTCAAATGATATCAACATTGTTAAAAGTGAACCTGGCTATAGAAGAACTTGGATTGATAGAGTTGTATCTCAGCTTGAACCGATATATGTAGAACTGATTCATAGATTTAATAGACTTTTAAAACAAAGAAGTTATTTTTGGCGTTCAGAAAGCTTTCAAAAAGATCAATCTTCAGAAGTTATTGAAAGTTTTGATATTCAAATGTCATTAATTTGCACAAGAATTTTTAGGCGTAGGAGAAGAGCAATATCAAGAATTAGACCGTATGTTGAATATTGGCATAATCATTTAAGTAAATCCAAAGAGCAAATCAGTATAAATTATCTTTCTAGTTTTGAAAATATAGATGAGGCTGAAGAAGAAGAAGAAGTGATAAGTAATCAAATGGTGGACCAATTACAAAAGCAGAGGGCAATAGAGGCATTAACTGGTAAATGTAGCTTTGGTCCTCATCGTGATGATATCGAATTTCTTATCAATGATATCTCTTTAAGGAAATATGGCTCATCTGGGCAGCAAAGGACTTTTATTTTGGCTCTAAAAATGGCTGAACTCGATTTATTGCGTAACATGATAAATTTACCTCCCCTTCTGATATTAGATGATGTCTTGGCTGAGCTTGACATGAATAGGCAAAATTTGTTATTAAATTCGGTAGGGAAAGAGAGTCAATGTTTTATAAGTGCGACGCATTTAGATACATTCAATCAATCTTTTATAAGCTCATCACAAATGATTCATTTATAA